In a single window of the Alphaproteobacteria bacterium LSUCC0684 genome:
- a CDS encoding folate-binding protein YgfZ, with product MAEPSRCFLPERGLISIRGPEAAEFLHDLVTADICGLPEGMVRPAALLTPQGRILHDLLISRDDGGFLIECDTNGRGDLLRRFKLFRLRRKLDLEETDLPVHASINGAGLKDERFAQDVFRLYGDPALPADGDTDDWKRFRWRHGVPEGGRDLPSEKALPLEARLDLNNGISFEKGCYVGQEVTARTRYRGLVKRSYVPVHADRMIDAPADIEVEGKQAGLLLDTVRDGEGCLGLASLRLEYLREESRVYLSGGVAITPFFPDRLLPLPGDTTADERG from the coding sequence GAACGGGGGCTGATCTCGATCCGCGGACCTGAGGCTGCGGAATTTCTTCACGATCTGGTGACGGCGGATATCTGCGGTCTGCCTGAAGGAATGGTGCGGCCCGCGGCCCTGCTCACCCCGCAGGGGCGTATTCTTCATGATCTGCTCATCAGCCGTGATGACGGCGGATTTCTGATCGAATGTGATACAAATGGGCGAGGTGATCTCCTGCGGCGGTTCAAGCTCTTCCGGCTTCGGCGCAAGCTTGATCTTGAAGAGACTGACCTGCCTGTCCATGCCAGCATCAATGGCGCCGGCCTCAAAGATGAACGCTTTGCCCAAGATGTCTTCCGCCTTTACGGCGATCCCGCCCTTCCTGCCGACGGGGATACTGATGACTGGAAGAGGTTCCGCTGGCGTCACGGCGTGCCGGAAGGCGGCCGCGATCTTCCCTCCGAGAAGGCGTTGCCACTCGAGGCAAGACTGGACCTTAACAACGGGATCAGTTTTGAGAAAGGCTGCTATGTCGGCCAGGAAGTCACGGCGCGGACCCGCTATCGCGGCCTGGTGAAGCGGAGCTATGTTCCTGTACATGCCGACCGGATGATTGATGCCCCGGCAGACATAGAGGTGGAAGGAAAGCAGGCCGGGCTTCTTCTTGATACCGTCCGCGATGGTGAAGGATGTCTTGGACTGGCCTCGCTCAGGCTGGAATATCTGCGGGAGGAAAGTCGTGTCTACCTATCAGGAGGGGTTGCGATCACGCCCTTTTTCCCGGACCGGCTCCTGCCTCTTCCTGGAGATACTACCGCCGATGAGAGAGGATAG